One region of Maylandia zebra isolate NMK-2024a linkage group LG10, Mzebra_GT3a, whole genome shotgun sequence genomic DNA includes:
- the thy1 gene encoding thy-1 membrane glycoprotein produces MHQRRNLGRMSLFTTILLFGFASAQKVIQLSYCSIDEDHLRMDCKYSLPSESSEVFCKYTHGERLFDTTDPSEEQHAPFKKRAKARIFPGNICRLLYKNLPNGKSTFTCNIKVGDSAPVTKTSVVEKKLLLPCSAWSVLLQSCSGLLLTLMTFPMLLEIHWL; encoded by the exons gaacCTCGGGAGAATGTCTTTGTTTACCACCATATTACTCTTTG GCTTTGCATCTGCTCAGAAGGTGATTCAGTTGTCCTACTGCTCTATAGACGAGGACCACCTCAGGATGGACTGCAAATACTCACTTCCTTCTGAGTCATCAGAAGTCTTTTGCAAGTACACGCACGGTGAACGCCTCTTCGACACCACTGACCCATCGGAGGAGCAGCACGCCCCCTTCAAGAAACGTGCCAAAGCCCGCATCTTCCCAGGCAACATCTGTCGCCTGCTGTATAAGAACCTGCCCAACGGCAAGTCCACCTTCACCTGCAACATCAAAGTGGGCGACTCGGCCCCTGTGACCAAAACTTCGGTAGTCGAGAAGA AGCTCCTCCTCCCCTGTTCTGCATGGAGTGTCCTATTACAAAGCTGCAGTGGCCTACTGTTGACCTTGATGACCTTTCCCATGCTGCTGGAAATTCACTGGCTGTGA
- the f11r.1 gene encoding F11 receptor, tandem duplicate 1, with protein MTVRGVLWLLLFSGAAIGVSGYSVTTSKANVRAEENTDVDLTCSFSGDFGSNILLRWKFKDRKGSQVFVVHDGKPTAPYADRLNVYGGSNLRFSKVTRKDTGVYTCEITSADKTQVGETEVTLTVLVPPSVPFCKVPSSVTTGSTAILYCIDESASPRPTYKWYKNNVLLPDNPSNVAGFKNATYKLNSTSGELKFPAAAKTDTADYYCESVNDAGPAQKCRAMKMEVRDLNTGGIVAGVMVALLLVALLIFAVWFAKKKGYLPAKKESSSKMNQSYQAAPSGGGGDDADFTQKSSFVV; from the exons ATGACTGTGAGAGGAGTCCTTTGGCTGCTTTTGTTCTCTGGCGCAGCAATAG GTGTAAGTGGATATTCGGTCACTACTTCAAAGGCAAATGTACGAGCGGAAGAGAACACAG ATGTGGATTTGACATGCTCATTTTCAGGAGACTTTGGTTCAAACATTTTACTTAGATGGAAGTTTAAGGACCGAAAAGGCTCTCAGGTGTTTGTGGTTCACGATGGGAAACCAACAG CGCCGTATGCTGACCGTTTGAATGTGTATGGTGGTAGCAATCTGAGATTCTCCAAAGTCACTCGTAAAGATACTGGAGTGTACACCTGTGAGATAACCAGCGCTGACAAAACCCAAGTTGGGGAAACAGAAGTGACTCTGACTGTTCTGG TGCCTCCATCTGTGCCATTTTGTAAAGTCCCCTCATCGGTAACAACGGGCAGCACAGCCATCCTGTATTGCATTGATGAAAGCGCTTCACCGCGCCCCACATACAAGTGGTACAAAAACAACGTTCTTCTGCCTGATAACCCTAGTAACGTTGCTGGCTTCAAAAACGCCACCTACAAGTTGAATTCAACCAGTGGCGAACTG AAATTTCCTGCTGCAGCCAAGACGGATACAGCTGACTACTACTGTGAGTCTGTCAATGATGCTGGCCCTGCTCAGAAATGTAGAGCTATGAAGATGGAAGTTC GCGACCTAAACACCGGAGGAATTGTTGCTGGTGTAATGGTGGCTCTGCTGCTTGTGGCCCTACTGATATTTGCCGTTTGGTTTGCCAAAAAGAAAGGATATCTGCCTG caaagaaagaaag CAGTTCAAAGATGAACCAGTCTTACCAAGCAGCAcctagtggtggtggtggtgatgat GCGGATTTCACACAGAAGTCATCATTTGTGGTATAG